In Paenibacillus stellifer, the DNA window GCTCGGCTTCGGCCGCGTGCGCTACCCGGCCGACACCGGCCGGGGCGCAAGACTCGCCGCCGCGCTTGAGGCGGCGGGCCTCCCCGTGAGCACAGGCCCTGTGCTCACGGTCTCGACGGCGACCGGCACAGCGGATACGGCCGCCGCTCTCGCGGCGCGCGTACCCGGCGCGGCCGCCGAGGCCATGGAAGGCTGCGGAGTCGCCGCAGCCGCAGCGGCGCTGAATCTCCCGGTGCTGGAGATTCGCGCCATTTCGAACCCGGTCGGGCCGCGCGACCGGGACGCCTGGCGGATCGGCGAGGCGCTTGCCGCCCTCGCCGCCGCCGGGCCCATACTATCGGAGGTGCTGAAATGTCCGCAGAATTGAATATTGCTTACTCGCCATGCCCCAACGATACGTTTGTCTTTCATGCCTGGGCCGCCGGGCTCGTTCCCGGAGCGCCCAAGCTGAACGTAACCTATGCCGATATCGACATCACCAATGGCCTCGCCGCCGAAGGCGCGGGGCCGG includes these proteins:
- a CDS encoding futalosine hydrolase, which translates into the protein MNDAKEPRPDYIGQQAYSRPEPEAGVLIVTAVEVEADAVRRGLGGAPGFTVIAAGAGPAAAAAGTAAALAAGAGRYACVVSAGIGGGFPGRAAVGSLVVASELIFADLGAETAEGFRGADELGFGRVRYPADTGRGARLAAALEAAGLPVSTGPVLTVSTATGTADTAAALAARVPGAAAEAMEGCGVAAAAAALNLPVLEIRAISNPVGPRDRDAWRIGEALAALAAAGPILSEVLKCPQN